AAACTCAATGAAGGAAGTAAGCGCGTACGGGTGGCCGAAGGTCAGCTGGCAGTTATCGTCCTGCATCATCGACGACCTGCCCCCGGTCGTGCCGAAAGTAAAGTATCCATCCCTCAGCAGCGTCGCCCCGCTGACCGGATTCCCCAGCACCGCATGATCCGGCGTCCTTGTCGTTTTCGCCAGCGATGCCTCCTGCTGTCCCTGCTGCTGCCGCTCCCACACCGAGGCATCAATGTCATACATCCCCTTATTCCGCCCCATCCCCTTATCCTGCGCCACCCCCTTATCCTGCGCCACCCCCTGCATCGCAAGCACAAGCAGCAGCCCAACCACACCCAGTAGTTTCATGGTATCCTCTCCGTTGAAATGACGATTCAGGGGGAAGACACATGAAGGGGGAGGAAATTCCCTAGCGCGAATGCATCGTGCCCTACCAAAAAGACGAGAGCGGCTTGTCAGGCCAGTCGGACATATGTAGAAACACCACCCTACTTACGATATGTCGCATGAGATGAAGGATTTATCTCTGAACGCCTTCCTCCAAGGGCGCTCTCATTTAGGATGGAAAGGAATAAACTTGGCTTCTTTCCTACTGTTAAGTATACTCTTCACATCCTCCTCCTTCGGTGAAATAAATTCTTTAGTCTCGTCTCGGCGCTGAATTCTTTCCAACCGTTCGTTCGAATAACTTGAATCAAATTGCATCTCATATTTGCGTAGCAAATGATACATCTCTGGATTCGAAGCCTCTAGTTGCTTGACTTCCATCGAATCGCGAATAACCCTCGCCCTGAAGATAACGGAGTCACGCACTAGTGCATCCGGTGACACATACGGATTCATTGAAACTGTTTGCAATGCAGCAAAGGCATTTTCCGTTGTTGCGGTATCTGATTCAATCATACGCATGTATGCGGTTGACATCATCATCCCATTTAGAATTCTATCACACAATACGGCGATCCCACAAACTTGAAGAGAATCCCATGCCAGTACGGTAGCATTCCCACCAAAACCATTTGCCAAGGCATACGCAGCCTTGGTCCGATTCAAGTCAATCTGCAGGTAAGCTAGACCAGTTCTAATATTCTCGGTTTTGTTTGCTAGAAAGCTTCGAAAAGGAATAATGGAATTGTAGCCCACTTCGGGGGCAATCTCCTGAACACGTACGGTGTCCTGAAGGACGAGCTTGGCCTGGATAGCTGATATATATGTCATGAACAGACTTGACCACTCATACTTTGTTAATAGTGCCTGGTAATCCTGTTCCAGATCCTGACCATAGCTTGTCGTAACAACAAGCGAAAGCACCAAACATAGGCGTATTAACATCTTTATTACTCGTCGATTGTGAATAGTCATGGTGATTGCTGAACAAGATCTTCACCCAATACCAACCTTGCCGTTCGGGAACCTGCATATGTAAGATACCCAATGTATGGTTGGTCCTGAAGCGCTCTTCTAATCGCAACTTGGACACGACCCACCTGCTCTGGGAACACCAGAATAACCGTATTTTCCTCTACAAACTTTGTAACCGCCAGCCCCCGCTCTGTTAGATCAATTTCGATGGCACCGTCCCAATCAATAGCAATTTCCTGGCCGTTTTTATCAAAAATGTTATAAACAGCAATCGCTTCTTCGGGTTTTGCGAGATAGTTCAATAGAAAAAGGAGACCAAGGCATGCAGCGAAGGAACCGGTTGTGGTAAAAAGAAACCCTTTCAGCTCCATTTTAAACCGCGATGCGGCCTCAGCCCCGAACAGTATAGCGGGCAGTATCGCAATCAGCAAAAACAATACAACTCTGGAGGTAGGCGCATAAACAATAGTAGGAGAAAGTGATACGTACAAGCCCAGAGCGACAATAATGACAGCGATGCCAATTTTCAGCCACCCGAGTTGTTCCAGATATTTCTTTCCTTGAGGCGTTGGCATGTGACCTCCATTTTAAACGGATTCTATCATTTCCATTGTTGTGTAAACAACTCGCTCGGGGTGCAACGCCGAACAGTTGAGTTCTACACAGAGCTCTTACTTTGCGTAAACGACAGAGCTACAATACAAAATCGCAACGTATATGTCAAGAGTTATTAGTCTTATTTGTGCTCTTTCTCTTATTTCTCCTTAATCTTGATAAATATTGTCCGTTTGCGTATTATTTCCCGTTACTTGTCGTATTCCACATACATTTTTTCGAGGAGGTGTTCCGTGAAAGAACGCATTTCACGGAAAGGATACGCAGGCGCAATCCGCACCGCGACGCGGAACAGCGTGTTCTTTCTTCTTCTGATCCTCTGTGCGAGCGTGCTTCCGGCGACGGCGCAGCAGGAGCATCGCAGCACTGTTTCTCCAGCGGGAGAAACGGCCCGCGCACCGGGATTGTCCCTATCGTGGACGCTCGGCGATCTCGCTACAGGATATTATCGTACTCCCACAATGCAGTACAGGGAAGGATTCCAGTCCGCACACCTGCGTGTGACGGTGGTGGAAGCCCTGCCGGAGGCATGGAATGTCGAGGTATACCCGAATCCGACGCAATCGGGACTGTCGGTAGACCTGGGCACACAGCATCCTGTGCGGGCACTGACATTGTATGACCTCAGCGGACGAGAGCTGCGCACGCTCCCGGTAGAACCCGCCGCGAGACAGGCGCAGCTGCAGCTCGACGAACTGCCGTCAGGCACGTACATCCTCCGCGTCAGCGATGCCCAGGGCAGGCCCGCGGGAAGTTATCAGATCAGGAAAGTCCATTAATATAGAGAACGAATCATCATGAAATACAAAGCCCTCACCTTAGCACTCTTTCTCGTGCTCGGCGCAACCGCGCTGGCGCAATCACCATCGGCCATGAATTACCAGGGAGTTGCACGCGACGCCAACGGCTCGGTGCTGTCGAATGCCGAATTGTCCCTTCGCCTGAGCATCCTGCGTGGCAGCGCCGAAGGCGAACCTGTCTTCACGGAAACACATCGCGTCATGACCGACGCGGCGGGACAGTTCTCCCTTCATCTGGGCGAAGGCGTGAATGCCACATCGTCGTTCTCCCGCATCGAGTGGTTCCGCGACAACTACTGGCTGCGCGTCGAAATCGATGAGCGCGGCGGATCGGATTACACGCTGCTCGGCACTTCGCAGCTGCTTTCCGTTCCCTACGCGATGTATGCCGCCACGGCAGGCGGACTCGCCCCGTCGGAACTGAATGTCGCGCCGAGCGGACTCCCTTCCGCTGTCTGGCAGCGGGTCGGCAACCGCGGCACTGATCCTTCGCAGGATTTCGTGGGCACCACTGACAACGCTGCGCTGGTCTTCCGTACGAACGACGTCGAGCGCATGCGCCTGACCGCCGACGGCGATGTGGGCATTGGCACGGCATCTCCTGCCGCCAAGCTGGATGTCAACGGTGATGTCCATATCGCCACGGACCTCGACGTGGACCACGATGCGGAAATCGGCAACGACCTCGATGTCGGCCATGACCTTGACGTGTTGAACGATGCAAGCATCGGCAACGATCTCGATGTCGGCGGCAATGCCTACATCAAGGGCAACACGATGATTGATGGGTCGCTGGATGTGAGCGGGAAGAGCACGTTCGGACTGTTTGAAGTGTCCGCTGCCGGTGACCTCACTTTCGATCCCACGGCGAGCGACGGACTGAATCACGTGGCGCTGTTCGGCAACACCAACGGCAACGACGCCGACGGCATCGGCATCAAGATCAGCAACGGCGCGACCGACGAGCAGAACAACTTCATTACCTTTTACAGCGGCACGTCAAATTCCGCACAGATCACCGGTCGCATCGAGGGCTTCAAGTACATTCCCGGACAGGCCAACCAACAGTACTGGAGCAACCTCAAGCCGGTCATCGATTACTGGAAACTGCTCGGCTTCGATCCGAATGCCGGACTCAGCTTCAATATGAAGTACTTCGGTCTCGATCCCGGTTCGTGGCCGACGCCACGGCTCTCGGGTGGCAGCTTCAGCAGCTTTACATGGCCGAGTGTGCACCTCGACGGCGGCTCCTGGCCCAGCATCAAGTGGCCCTCGGTCAATCCCCTCGACATCGCCAATCCGAAGAACTGGTTCAATCCCAACGTCTCCGAGCTGATAAGCAAGTTCGAGCCGCTGGTCTGTCAGGCCCTCGAGGATGACTGGCTCTCCCTGCTTCAGATGGATATCGCTTCGCTCGCCACGTTCGCGGCGCGCATGGAGCTGGAAGCCAAGTGCAAGGACGGTGGTGTCACGTACGGCAGCAAGGGTGCCGACTACGCCGAGTGGATGCCGAAAGCCAATACGGACGACCATTTCGCGTACGGACAGATTGTGGGCGTGAAGGACGGCAAGATCAGCCTCACCACAGATGGCGCGGACCAGGTGATGTCCATTTCCATGGCTCCCGTGGTCATCGGCAACATCCCGCCGTCGGGCGAGGAAAAGAATTACGAAAAGGTCGCATTCATCGGACAGGTGCCCGTCATGGTGTGTGGCAAGGTCGATGCAGGAGATTACATCGTCGCCTCTGGTAACAACAATGGTTTCGGCGTCGGCGTCAAAGCCGAGGATCTGACCATCGAACACCTGCCCCGTATCCTCGGCCGCGCACTGAGCGCTACCACCAACGACGAACTCGACGTCGTCAACGTGCTCATCGGCGTGAAGACGAACGAATGGGTACAGATCTTCAAGTCGCAGGAAGAGCGCATCGCGCGTCTCGAAACGCAGGTATCCGGGCAGCAGCGCACTGTGGCGCAGTCCGGCGATGCGCGCATGGAAGCGCTGGAAGCCGAAAACCGCGAACTGCGCAATGAAATCCAGGCCATCCGTGCCGCGATCGGACTCCCGAAGAATAACACCGGTGTCCAGAACGCCAAGTACGTCGAAAATCGCTGATCAATCTCAGCAGTGTCACCAAAAAAGGGCCGCACACGCGGCCCTTTTTCGTAGTGTCGGGATTCGGGAATCCACATGCGCCTGGGTATCCGGGGATAAAAAACTACTTGACATATACGGAAATATGCCGTAATCTGAATTATCGAGTAGCGTATTACGGAATATTTCCGTAATACCAGCAATGAAGTGGAGATGATAATGGAAGAACGAACGGTACGGACTGATGATACAGAAAAGAAACCTGCAAAGGACCGCAGAATCGATCTTCGCCTGGATGCGAAGCAGAAGGCGCTGCTGGAGGCGGCTGCTGCGGTGACGGGACAAAGCCTCATGAGCTTCATTGTTTCCAACAGCCTGACCGTCGCCCAGAGGGTTTTGCGAGAGTACCGGGACACGGAGCTTTCCGTTGCCGATTCTGAAATTTTCATGCGGCTGCTGGAAAACCCTGAAGAACCGACGGAGGCTCTCCTGAACGCCGCCAGGCGCCATCGCAGGAAAACAACATCATCCCATGGCAGCTGATCTCTGCGTTTCACAACTGTCGCCGGACTTCAACCGGAAGTCCTTCGATTGTGGTGTTCCCGAGCTCAATGACTTCCTTCAAAAAAGAGCATGGAAGCACATGAAGCAGGGTATGAGCGTCACGTATGTGCTGCATAAGGAAAATGATTTCGGGATACTGGGATTCTATGCGATCTCGATGGCGGAGATCAAGACGATCGACATCCAGAAAAATCTGATCAAGGGACTCCCCCACCACCCCATTCCCGCGGTACGCATAGGACGCCTGGCGGTATCCGCTGCGCATCGGGAGAAGGGGTACGGCGGTGTGCTGCTGTGGGCCGCTATTGAAAAGTCCCTCTCCCTGTCGAACAACATTGGCGCTCAAGCGATCGAGGCACATGCAAAAAATGAAATGGCCCGCGCGTTCTATATCAAACATGGCTTTGTCAGTCTGGCCGATGACAAAGACCACATGTACCTCGCGATGGACACAGCGCGCAAAGCGCTCAAGTTGCTGGAGGAGTCCGATTTTGACGATGAATTGTGATCCCATGAGCGACGTGTTACTCGTTGCAGTTAACCATAACAGCATGAACGGAATGCCTCGATGACAGAGCGTCTGCGACAAAATATCGTCAGGACTATCGGACGCGAGCCGACGGACAAGGAGTGTGCGCTGCTCGCAGAGCACATGCAGCCACAGTCCTTCAAAAAGAAGACGCTGCTCGCCCAGCCCGGGGAACACTGCCGCTACGTGTATTTCCTGACGAAGGGGGCTGCGTATTCCTCGATGATCGATCCGAAGGGAGATTTCTACGCCGTACAATTTGCGCTGGAGAACTACTGGATCACCGATCACTACAGCTTCTTCAAGGACGAACCGGGGATCTATACCATCGAAACGCTTGAAGACTGCGACGTGCAGGTGATTGACCGCGCGGCATATGACCATGTCTGCAAGTCCAGCCATCTTCTCGAACATTTCTTCCGCGTCCTCATCACCAACGCCTTCGTTGCCCTCCAACACCGTCTCGCCAGCACGAATACGGAAGAAGCCGCCCAGCGTTATCTTGACTTTTCCCGACGCCACCCGGACTTCATCCAGCGCATCCCGCAATACCTCATCGCATCCTACCTCGGCATCAAACCGCAGTCCCTCAGCCGCATCCGCAAAAAGCTCGCGAACGAGCTCTGATCCAGCCCTCACAGCGTCCTGCATTCCGCCCGTATCCTGTATTCCCCTTTTATCCACCACAGCAGCGTTTCTTCACCTATGTGAATGAAACGAGCAGGCATCTATACGTAGTTTGCAGTTGTCATTGAGACAGTAACACGCACGCAACTCAAACTCATATATATAGAAGGTGTACCATGAAAGCGCAGACAACCTGGAAACTCGATCCCGCACACAGCGAGCTGATGTTCAAGGTCAAGCATCTGATGATCACGAATGTCAAAGGCGAATTCCGCAACTTCGACGCCAGTATCGTATCGAACGGCAGCGACTTTGAGGGTGCGCATGTGACGCTTACGATCGACGCCACTTCCATCTTCACCAATAACCCGGACCGCGACGCGCATTTGCGCAGTGCTGATTTCTTCGATACCGACAATCATCCCCAGCTGAGCTTCGAGAGCAGCGAGATGACAAAGCGCAGTGAGGACGTTTACGAGCTCAAGGGCATGCTCACCATGAAGGGCGTGTCGAAGGAAGTCGTGCTCGATGTCGAGCTTGGTGGAATGACGACTGATCCTTATGGACAGAAGAAGGCAGGATTTTCGCTCAATGGAGTGCTCAACCGCAAGGAATGGGGACTGAACTGGAACGCCGCCCTCGAAACCGGAGGCGTCATGGTCAGCGAGGACGTCCGCCTCAGCGCCGAAGTGCAGTTCGTGATGCAGGCACAGGACGAGCAGACGGAAGAAGCCGTCGCACTCGAAACCGCTGAAACGAATTGATGATGCGAGGGGGGAGGGAAATCCTCAGCGCAGGGGAATCCTCAGCGCAGCTGCAGCAAATCCTGCGGTGCTTCCGCTTCGAAGGTCACGCGTTCGCCGGTAGCGGGATGGATGAATGAGAGGGACCGCGCATGCAAAGCCAGTCCGCGCCTGCCGCCTTTGGGATGTCCATACATGCGGTCTCCCAGAACCGGGTGTCCCATCTCCGCGAGGTGAACGCGGATCTGATGCTTGCGGCCGGTCAGCAGGCGCAGCTCCAGGAGCGAATGATCACCATGTGATTCGAGTATGCGCCAGCTGGTTTTCGAGAGTTTCCCATATTCGCGATCGTTGGTGACGTAGACGATATGCGCGGCGTTTTCCGCGAGGTAGGACACCTCGATTCCGGATACTTTCTTCGGCACGCCATGAACGACAGCCACGTAGCGTTTCTCCACATCCTGCCACCCCTCCTGCAACTGACGCTTTACTTCCCCACTTTTTGCGAACACGAGGACGCCTGAGGTATCCTTGTCCAGGCGATGCACGATGAAAATGCGTTTCCGGGATTTCGAATATCCCTTGCGCACGTAATCGGTCAGCACGGCATAGACGGTCGATGTTTTGTTCGACTGCGTTCCCATCGTCAGCAATCCCGCCGGCTTATGCACAACAATGATATGATCGTCCTCATGCAGAAGGCGAATGCCCCTTGGCAGCACCCCCGCTGCAAGCCTGGAACGTCTCGATTTGCCCATGGTACTCCACAAAAAATTTCAATTGCCGGAAAAAGAACGCGTTCATAATAGAATCCGACCACGCAGGGAATAGCAACTTCCCGATGCTCAGGGCATTACGGGAGTAATTCTACGGGAGAGACCGCCTCGAACGGCTGCTGGCTGAAGGATTTCTCGAGCTCAGTGATCCTGTCCTCGATATCCCTGTAAAGCGGAGGTGCCTGATATGGCTGTTCACCGTACGTTTGCAGTTCTTCTCTCAGGAAGCCGATGTATGCCAGTCCGATGGATTTGAGCTTACGCAGCAAACCGTGCTTCATATCGCCGAGCTGAATCTCATCCTGCCCCCCGGATGTCTGGAGGAGTCCATCAAAAAACTGCCGAAACTTCCCCGTCCATTTGTACGTGTGACGATACACCTCCAGCTGCGAACTATCGGTCGCGAGCCATGACAGTTCAGGATGATCCTCTATGGGATGCATCCTCCATCCCAGACGCTTTTCCTCATAGCGCAGCGCCTTATGGAGGAACTCGGTCATCGCGTACTCCAGGCGAATATCTTCGTGCACGTGGTCTTCTGCAAACTCGTTTTCCAACTGCATGGCAGCACCCTTCTGTTTTTGGTATTCGTCAACGCAGGCAACATCCCGGTCGTACGAAATCAAAATACACCAATCCCCAACACGAATGTAGTCCGGTCACCGGCAATTCGACTGAAGAATGCAATTGGATCAGGATGCGCCAGTTTGATAAAGAGAGCACCATGACGTAGCTTCGATGCGATACGCTTTCCCTGTTCTTTGTCCTGTGCAGCATCCCACATCCCCTATCCAGGATCATGAGCCTATTTTTCATCGCCGGTATCGGCGTCGCCGTCCTCATCGAATTCCTGCTGATCAGCAAGAAACAGCAAACGTTGTCCGACAGGATACTGACGGCGTGGATGTTCCTGATTATCGTCCACCTCTTCCTGTTCAACCTGTACTATACCGGGGACAGCTACCGGGTGCCTTTCCTGCTGGGATTCGAACTTCCCCTTCCGATGCTGCACGGGGTTTTCCTCTTCTATTATGTCTCCTTTGTCACAGGACAACTCCCACGCAACAGGAAGCTGCTTTTGCTGCACCTGCTCCCCGCGGCAGTGATGTACGGCTACCTCCTGGCGGTGTTCATTCTCCCCCTCTCGTCTGATCAGAAAATCGCGGTATACGAGGCCAGGGGAGCGGGTTTCGAATTATTCAATATCCTCAGATTATGGGCCACGACGATTTCCGGCGTAGTGTATGTGATCCTTTCCGCGGTGCTGCTCCGCCGACACAGAATCGCCATTCGGGACAGTTTCTCGGACCTGGACAAAATCAGTCTTCGCTGGCTGGAGATCCTGACCTACGGGATGGGAGGAATCTGGCTTCTGCTGCTGCTCTTCCACAATGAACCGCTGACCTTCAGCGGCGTGGTCACCTTTATCTTCCTCATCGGATTTTTCGGCGTCCGGCAGGGAAACATATTTTCTCCCGCAGATATGAAATCTGCTCCCGCGGCACCCACGGAGGAAGCAGAAGGTCAAACAGCGGAAGAGGTGAAGGCGGGAATAGAGTCCGAAGTACAGCCGAAGAAATACACGAAATCCGGACTCAGCGACGAGGCGGCGGAGGGACTCCATGCGGCACTTATCGCTCTCATGGAGGAAAAGAACATGTACCAGAAGAGTGATCTCTCGATCAATGATCTTGCGTCCACCCTCGAAGTGCCACCCAACCACCTCTCGCAGGTCATCAATCAGAGGGAAAAGAAGAATTTCTACGATTTCGTGAATTCCTATCGCATCGAGGCGTTCAAGCGCCAGATCGCAGCCAGGAAAAACCAGCAGTTCACGCTGCTCTCGATTGCATACGATTGCGGTTTCAGCTCAAAATCGTCATTTAACCGCTGTTTCAAGAACGAAACCGGCCAGACTCCCTCCCAGTTCGTCGCCTCACGCTCCCACGACCAGGATTGACCTAGCCCCAGGATGAGCCTTCCCCCAGGATAAGCCTTTCGGGGTGTCATCCTGCAGGATGGCACTCCCCCGGCAGGTTCCATCTTACACGCTGAACCGATCCGCCCTCACTCGCCGCGTACATTTGCCCCAGACACTCGGTCAACTCTCTCATTTCCGATAATCTGGAGCAATCATGAATCAACTCATTCTCACAATCCTCCTCATCGTTGCGGCAGCCGCGGCGGTCACGTTCAGCGCATGCGACATTCTGGAGCCTGAAGCTCAGGGACAACTGGTGCCGCTGACGGTGGACGAAGATCCTTCACTTCCTTCCATTGAGGTCAACGGCACCCTGCTGCATGCAGAGACGTTTGGCAATCCGACCGACCCCATGCTCGTCATTCTGCATGGAGGTCCCGGAGGCGACTACCGCAGCATGCTCAAACTCGCTGCGTTTGCTGACGACGGCTTCTTCGTCGTGTTCTATGATCAGCGTGGATGCGGCCTTTCCAGGCGGCACGGCAGGGAAATGTATGATGCACAGGGACCAGACCTGGCCGTTGCCGACCTCCGCGCGGTGATCGGGCATTACAGGTCGTCAGGACAAAAAGTACTTCTCATGGGACAGTCCTGGGGAGCCATGCTGGCGTCTGCCTACATCAACGACTACCCGGAGGACATCAGCGGGGCCATTTTGATGGAACCGGGTGGACTGACCTGGCCGGATACCAAGGAGTATCTCGAGCGCTGGCAGATCATCGATCCCTTCGATGAGACGCTCAACGATCGCGTCTTCGTGGATCAAATCATCACCGGAAGCGATCACGTAAAGCTCGACTACAAAGCCGCCATTCAGGGCGCCGCTGAATATGCGGAAGGCAACAAGCTCGGTATTGCAGGACCAACTCCTTTCTGGCGGATGGGTGGATTGTACGCCATCGCTGCATCAGAGTACGCGACCGAACATTCGTTTGATTTCACCACGAATCTGCAGAAGTACGACAAACCCGTGCTCTTCGCCTACAGCGAGCTGAACCAGGCCTACGGCAGATCACACGCAGAGCTCGTTTCATCCGCCTTTCCCAACGTTCAGCTGGTTGAAATCCTCGGCACCGGACACAGTATCCCCTCCTTCGGCTGGGACAACCTCTATCCGATCGCCAAAGCTTATCTCAATACCGTTCGATAAGAATTTTAATAGAAGGATAATCCCATGAAGACCATACTCATAACACTCGCCATCCTCGTGGTCACGGCACAGTCCGCCCTCTCGCAGGACGTCAACTGGAGGTCCATGCGTCCCGAGCAACCGAACCGCCTTCA
This sequence is a window from bacterium. Protein-coding genes within it:
- a CDS encoding T9SS type A sorting domain-containing protein — encoded protein: MKERISRKGYAGAIRTATRNSVFFLLLILCASVLPATAQQEHRSTVSPAGETARAPGLSLSWTLGDLATGYYRTPTMQYREGFQSAHLRVTVVEALPEAWNVEVYPNPTQSGLSVDLGTQHPVRALTLYDLSGRELRTLPVEPAARQAQLQLDELPSGTYILRVSDAQGRPAGSYQIRKVH
- a CDS encoding SlyX family protein → MKYKALTLALFLVLGATALAQSPSAMNYQGVARDANGSVLSNAELSLRLSILRGSAEGEPVFTETHRVMTDAAGQFSLHLGEGVNATSSFSRIEWFRDNYWLRVEIDERGGSDYTLLGTSQLLSVPYAMYAATAGGLAPSELNVAPSGLPSAVWQRVGNRGTDPSQDFVGTTDNAALVFRTNDVERMRLTADGDVGIGTASPAAKLDVNGDVHIATDLDVDHDAEIGNDLDVGHDLDVLNDASIGNDLDVGGNAYIKGNTMIDGSLDVSGKSTFGLFEVSAAGDLTFDPTASDGLNHVALFGNTNGNDADGIGIKISNGATDEQNNFITFYSGTSNSAQITGRIEGFKYIPGQANQQYWSNLKPVIDYWKLLGFDPNAGLSFNMKYFGLDPGSWPTPRLSGGSFSSFTWPSVHLDGGSWPSIKWPSVNPLDIANPKNWFNPNVSELISKFEPLVCQALEDDWLSLLQMDIASLATFAARMELEAKCKDGGVTYGSKGADYAEWMPKANTDDHFAYGQIVGVKDGKISLTTDGADQVMSISMAPVVIGNIPPSGEEKNYEKVAFIGQVPVMVCGKVDAGDYIVASGNNNGFGVGVKAEDLTIEHLPRILGRALSATTNDELDVVNVLIGVKTNEWVQIFKSQEERIARLETQVSGQQRTVAQSGDARMEALEAENRELRNEIQAIRAAIGLPKNNTGVQNAKYVENR
- a CDS encoding DUF1778 domain-containing protein, with product MEERTVRTDDTEKKPAKDRRIDLRLDAKQKALLEAAAAVTGQSLMSFIVSNSLTVAQRVLREYRDTELSVADSEIFMRLLENPEEPTEALLNAARRHRRKTTSSHGS
- a CDS encoding GNAT family N-acetyltransferase; amino-acid sequence: MKQGMSVTYVLHKENDFGILGFYAISMAEIKTIDIQKNLIKGLPHHPIPAVRIGRLAVSAAHREKGYGGVLLWAAIEKSLSLSNNIGAQAIEAHAKNEMARAFYIKHGFVSLADDKDHMYLAMDTARKALKLLEESDFDDEL
- a CDS encoding Crp/Fnr family transcriptional regulator — translated: MTERLRQNIVRTIGREPTDKECALLAEHMQPQSFKKKTLLAQPGEHCRYVYFLTKGAAYSSMIDPKGDFYAVQFALENYWITDHYSFFKDEPGIYTIETLEDCDVQVIDRAAYDHVCKSSHLLEHFFRVLITNAFVALQHRLASTNTEEAAQRYLDFSRRHPDFIQRIPQYLIASYLGIKPQSLSRIRKKLANEL
- a CDS encoding YceI family protein translates to MKAQTTWKLDPAHSELMFKVKHLMITNVKGEFRNFDASIVSNGSDFEGAHVTLTIDATSIFTNNPDRDAHLRSADFFDTDNHPQLSFESSEMTKRSEDVYELKGMLTMKGVSKEVVLDVELGGMTTDPYGQKKAGFSLNGVLNRKEWGLNWNAALETGGVMVSEDVRLSAEVQFVMQAQDEQTEEAVALETAETN
- a CDS encoding RluA family pseudouridine synthase → MGKSRRSRLAAGVLPRGIRLLHEDDHIIVVHKPAGLLTMGTQSNKTSTVYAVLTDYVRKGYSKSRKRIFIVHRLDKDTSGVLVFAKSGEVKRQLQEGWQDVEKRYVAVVHGVPKKVSGIEVSYLAENAAHIVYVTNDREYGKLSKTSWRILESHGDHSLLELRLLTGRKHQIRVHLAEMGHPVLGDRMYGHPKGGRRGLALHARSLSFIHPATGERVTFEAEAPQDLLQLR
- a CDS encoding AraC family transcriptional regulator; translated protein: MSLFFIAGIGVAVLIEFLLISKKQQTLSDRILTAWMFLIIVHLFLFNLYYTGDSYRVPFLLGFELPLPMLHGVFLFYYVSFVTGQLPRNRKLLLLHLLPAAVMYGYLLAVFILPLSSDQKIAVYEARGAGFELFNILRLWATTISGVVYVILSAVLLRRHRIAIRDSFSDLDKISLRWLEILTYGMGGIWLLLLLFHNEPLTFSGVVTFIFLIGFFGVRQGNIFSPADMKSAPAAPTEEAEGQTAEEVKAGIESEVQPKKYTKSGLSDEAAEGLHAALIALMEEKNMYQKSDLSINDLASTLEVPPNHLSQVINQREKKNFYDFVNSYRIEAFKRQIAARKNQQFTLLSIAYDCGFSSKSSFNRCFKNETGQTPSQFVASRSHDQD
- a CDS encoding alpha/beta hydrolase — its product is MNQLILTILLIVAAAAAVTFSACDILEPEAQGQLVPLTVDEDPSLPSIEVNGTLLHAETFGNPTDPMLVILHGGPGGDYRSMLKLAAFADDGFFVVFYDQRGCGLSRRHGREMYDAQGPDLAVADLRAVIGHYRSSGQKVLLMGQSWGAMLASAYINDYPEDISGAILMEPGGLTWPDTKEYLERWQIIDPFDETLNDRVFVDQIITGSDHVKLDYKAAIQGAAEYAEGNKLGIAGPTPFWRMGGLYAIAASEYATEHSFDFTTNLQKYDKPVLFAYSELNQAYGRSHAELVSSAFPNVQLVEILGTGHSIPSFGWDNLYPIAKAYLNTVR